The DNA sequence tatttctctcctgattatagactcgtattttagctggaagcaaacAGTTAGAAGTTAAACATCTTAATGACTGATTTCTTTCATGcgaacatgcagcttttcacttcataagatgttaactgatggactggagtgatgtggattacttgtggattattgtgatgtttttatcagctgtttggactctcattcttacggcacccattcactgcacaggatccattggtaagcaagtgatgcaatgcttaatttctccaaatctgttccaatgaagaaacaaactcatctacatcttgatgGACTATAACTATATTATCTCATATAATGAAGTTATATAATCTCAGAAACAGACATACTCTCCAAATGGGCATCCAACTTTGCAAGAAAGTCCAcattgaagatctctctgaccaCTTCCTCAGGGAAATAATCAGCCAAAGCCAGCGCGTAAGCCAAGAGAACCAGTAGATGAGGGTCCAGTGAAGCTGTCAGAATCAGCAAAAACAGGTTACATTCCAAGTCTTTAAGATTAGACATTTTAAAattgcatagaagaaggatcttACAAATATATGGAGTGAAATGTTGAATGCACACGTCAAAAAACTCCTCCGCCTTCGGTGAGTCATAATTTAGCACAGCGAAAGGCAGCAAAATGGAATAAGTTGCAGAGTAATGAATCTGTTTGGAAGACATATACAAAGTATTTAATAACAGGTGcttcagattattttattttaattaataataataataataataataaatgtgtcagcaaatctgcatattagagtgatttctgaaggatcatgtggcactgaagactggagtaataattctgaaaattcagctttgcatcacaggaataaattacatcttaaaatatattcaaatagaaaacagttattttaaagtgtaataaaatttcaaaatttttacagtttttactagattaaataaatataaccttGATGAGCACAAGAGATTTATTCAATAACAAAATTAttactggccccaaacttttaaacagtaatgtatatactgcatctcatcagatgaaaaaaaaaaaaaaaaaaaacattatcctaaatatataaatgcatgctaactgaaataagcttaaaaaaaaagacaaaataaaattacaaaaacttaaactaaaataaagataaaacagttaaaaataataataataacagtacatAAATACTACTGAAATCACATTATAAAAAGCATATACAATTAaccttataataaataaaatgtattgatacAGCATTTCAAATGACTCCCACCTTGTCTATATTTTCAATCGTCACACTAGCGATGCGGTCCATCAGCGCGGCACAGAAGTAGTTAGTCCTGGTCAGATAAACGCCTAGCTCATGCACGTTAGTCCAGGATATCTGGTCGATCAGTTTCTGCATGGTGACCATAGTCTCCTCCAGCAGCATCTCATCAAACCACTCCCCCGACAAACATTTCGCTTCCTCCAGCACCACGTCCAGACTCTGGAAGCCGTGCAGCCGCTCACGCCCGCAGCGGTTCAGGGTCTGCAGCAGGCGCACATACTTGCTGGAGGTGTTGTGCCGGTACGAAGGATCGTTGCGAATCCACTTGGCGATGACCATGGAGTAAGTGTTGAGGTCGTTTAGGCTGCTCTGTGGGATCACGGCGTTCACCCGGGAAAGGACGGCCTCATCGGGACGGGGAGAAGGAAGCAGGGACAGGACCCTGGTTAGCATGGTCACCTCGTATGGATAAACACTGGCCTGCAGGTACCTGAGCGATGACCGatcaaatacagaaaaacaacaaTCTTTAAAAACCTAAATGTGTTAAATAAGATACTTTAATAGtcttatttctttaaaacaaagtcTCATTAGTTAGTAAAAATGACGagcaatctatttattttttacagaatgtattagtctgttgttattttttcttcaagttaattcataaaatacaacatatgtttctataataattaattatatcataataatataactattaaattatattataataattattataatgatataaaaattCATTGTCCATGCTACTTATGATAACaggtacaattttaaataaaaaaaataaaatattattaaatgttgaaattaatatattaaataacattaacgaAGTGTGAGAAAGAACTGTTAATTGTAAGGACCCAAAGACTCcaaataaaattacttaaaattctatatacaatactgttcagacgtttgttttgtttttgtaagaaaatattattcaataaattacattttaaaatataataataataataataataataataataataataaaaaagttatttttaaatttaaaaaaatatttcacaatattgctgcctttattgtattcaaataaatgcagcctggatgagcataaaaaacttttttctaaCAGTAATGGAAAAAACACCACAAAGCTTCagaatgacacaagggtgagtaaataatgacagaatttcgcATTCTGtatgaactagccctttaattaTAAGACTCAACACTTTAGGAGACACTTACTGCAGCAGTATGGCTTTGAGTCTGGAGAAGATCTGGGGATTCTGGCAGTGCAGCAGGATGAGAGACTGAGTGATTCGAGTGATTTCCACTGACCTGTACGTCTCCAGATTCTTTAAGAGCACTGCTGCCATCCTGTCGAAAAACACAGAACCCCATATAGACTAACAGACTGCCAAGCAATGACATCGTTCTGAGATCTCATACACCAACCCCAACTCAAATAATTATTTGTCTGCAAGGTTCTGAGGCGTGAATGACATGCAGATTGTTCTTACTTGTTTATCAACTGAAGGTTTCTGCATTGCATCTCCTCCATTGTCTCCACCACACCTAAAGCCTGATGGGGATTCAGCTCATCAGCCAATAGCAGCGCAGTACTCTCTAACCTGCAAGACCAGTCAAACAAATCAAATCATGCTGACGTGATGATAAAGTAACATTGACATAACAGaatatttcttaaaagaaaacGGGATACTTTCCCTTGCTCACCCCTCTCTGACACCTTGCCCACCTAAAGGTCCTAAAGAAGCGAAGAGTTTGGTGAAAGTGGCAGGATCAGTGCTGGTGTCCACCAGCTCCAGGAGTCTCTGTCTCACAGCCAGCCGGAAATCACAGTTATTGTACTGCATGGAGTGATACAGCCCCAGAATGATGCTGATGTGCTCTACGTCCATCCGCGGGACGTTCTGCAGGAGAAGCTGGTTGCATTTCTCCAGGAGCGGTCGGTGAATCTGTTTGACGTTCCGGATGAACTGCACGACCCTCCTGGGGTTGTTGAAGTGCAATGGGTTTGTATGGTCCAGAAGGAAGTCTGCTTTTTTGAACAGTGCATCCCGTAGTTGTGGTGACACCAGGGCAAAAATACTATTCATCAAGGGTGTGAGCACTCTGTCAGGAGGATATGAGTAAATACATATCTTTTGGTGCATTACAGCTTTAATGTGcatgattattaaaaaaagcaCACCTGGCATCTTGAATGGAGTCCAGTCTTTGACTCACTATTTGTGTAATCTGACCCATCAGTGGACTATGCTGCAGGAACTGATCGCTCAGACAAACCGCAAACTTTGAGAGTGTT is a window from the Carassius gibelio isolate Cgi1373 ecotype wild population from Czech Republic chromosome A9, carGib1.2-hapl.c, whole genome shotgun sequence genome containing:
- the fastkd1 gene encoding FAST kinase domain-containing protein 1, mitochondrial, producing MFRLRSFRVCSRRLFHSGAVSRDQVLDQLQTCSAEDQVFDVVGRNKAKLSASHVSFAIGQLWRFQRERPHMLRTIEQVRNHPQFLTLQVLAENKISLMDDASVVDMLYVVLRLQVEHHDSLVQQLVTEAWNRLERFQMATLSKFAVCLSDQFLQHSPLMGQITQIVSQRLDSIQDARVLTPLMNSIFALVSPQLRDALFKKADFLLDHTNPLHFNNPRRVVQFIRNVKQIHRPLLEKCNQLLLQNVPRMDVEHISIILGLYHSMQYNNCDFRLAVRQRLLELVDTSTDPATFTKLFASLGPLGGQGVREGLESTALLLADELNPHQALGVVETMEEMQCRNLQLINKMAAVLLKNLETYRSVEITRITQSLILLHCQNPQIFSRLKAILLQYLQASVYPYEVTMLTRVLSLLPSPRPDEAVLSRVNAVIPQSSLNDLNTYSMVIAKWIRNDPSYRHNTSSKYVRLLQTLNRCGRERLHGFQSLDVVLEEAKCLSGEWFDEMLLEETMVTMQKLIDQISWTNVHELGVYLTRTNYFCAALMDRIASVTIENIDKIHYSATYSILLPFAVLNYDSPKAEEFFDVCIQHFTPYISSLDPHLLVLLAYALALADYFPEEVVREIFNVDFLAKLDAHLETFPDSLNMRIRLRLMELNRAVCLECPEFQVPWFHERYCKQLQKRANSSISPAQQQIHKMLGDILGGMNCAKVGVLTPYFYTVDFELVLDRHLHPVPYSEQIQLQISESGNVHWESGSADRERTELPPGACRIALEFLDSKSFCKNSWHMKGEAMMKKRHLEILGYHVLQIPHFEWNSMELSTEDAWKEYLRKKIFSELP